Genomic segment of Gigantopelta aegis isolate Gae_Host chromosome 10, Gae_host_genome, whole genome shotgun sequence:
TGAAGTCATTATTCctccattaattaattaatgaattacaGGCTGTTAACATGTAAGGCCTGATGTGACCGTAGTTAGTGACATGATTTAATGAATTACAGGCTGTTAACATGTAAGGCCTGATGTGACCGTAGTTAGTGACATGATTTAATGCCAAATACCATCATAATCATTGTCCTGTTTGCCAAACAAATATTCCATGATAAACATTCCACTGATCCAGGACTGGGGAACGGCACATTGTATTAAGATAAATACAGATCTTCATGTTTCAGACAGCCCTTTGAGCGCCAGTCTACTTGCATATAATCAATGATTTTGGAGGTATTTCGATACTGTGACCTGGCTGTTTGCCAGTGATTGTGTCGTTTGGGTGCGATGACATTCATTATTGGTTGTTCTGTTCACCACTAATGCATGCATGGACTTGACTGGTATTTATATACAGTGGTCGTATATGATTATAACAGTGCTGGCTAATATATGGCAGAACAAGCCTATATAGGTAAACATCATTATAATAACAttgttattttgaaatgttagacATTCAGAATATGAATATTATTCATGCCTAGAGTTAATATAAGTAGACTGAGAGTGTGGGTGGATGAGGGTGTGGGTGGATGAGGATGTGGGTGGAATCGGGTGACAGTAATATAGGGCCTTCTTCAGTTTGACAAAatggccattttaaaaataatcctggccattttaaaaatgatatacTAGGCATCCTCCCATGCCACTTGTTTAGTATCCTCTCATGCCACCTGCTAGGTATCCTCCCATGTCACCTAGGCATCCTCCCATGTCACCTGCTAGGCATCCTCCCATGCCACCTGCTAGGCATCCTCCCATGCCACTTGTTAGGTATCCTCCCATGCCACCTCCTAGGTATCCTCCCATGCCACCTGCTAGGCATCCTCCAATGCCACCTGCTAGGCATACTCCCATGCCACCTGCTAGGCATCCTCCCATGCCACCTGCTAGGCATCCTCCCATGTCACTTGCTAGGTATTCTCCCATCCCACCTGCTAGGCATCCTCCCATGCCACTTGCTAGGCATTCTCCCATGCCACCTGCTAGGCATCCTCCCATGCCACTTGCTAGGTATTCTCCCATGCCATCTGCTAGGCATCCTCCCATGCCACCTCCTAGGTATCCTCCCATGCCACCTCCTAGGTATCCTCCAATGCAACCTGCTAGGCATCCTCCCATGCCACCTGCTAGGCATCCTCCCATGCCACCTGCTAGGCATCCTCCCATGTCACTTGCTAGGTATTCTCCCATGCCACCTGCTATACATCCTCCCATGCCACCTGCCAGGCATCCTCCCATGCTACCTGCTAGGCATCTTCCATGCCACCTAGTGTGTACCCTCTCATGCCACCTGCTGGGCATCTTCCTATGCCACCTGCTAGGCATTTTCCCATGCCACCTAGTATGTATCTTTCCATGCTACCTGCTAGGCATCCTCACATGTCACCTGCTAGGCATCCTCCCATGCCACGTGCTAAAAACCATCCATGCCACCTAGATATACTCCCATGCCACCTGAAGGGCATCCTCCCATGCCACCTGCTAGACATTCTCCCATGCCACCTGCTAGATATCCTCCCATGCCATCTAGTATGTATCTTCCCGTGACACCTACTAGGCATCCTGGAATGTCGCCTGCTAGGCATCTTCCTTGCCACCTAGTATGTATCATCTCATGCCACCTGCTAGGTATCCTACCATATCACCTGCAAGGCATCTTCCTATGCCACCTGCTAGGCATTCTCCAATGCCACCTAGTGTGTATC
This window contains:
- the LOC121383744 gene encoding glycine-rich cell wall structural protein-like; amino-acid sequence: MPSRWHRKMPSRWHERVHTRWHGRCLAGSMGGCLAGGMGGCIAGGMGEYLASDMGGCLAGGMGGCLAGGMGGCLAGCIGGYLGGGMGGYLGGGMGGCLADGMGEYLASGMGGCLAGGMGECLASGMGGCLAGGMGEYLASDMGGCLAGGMGGCLAGGMGVCLAGGIGGCLAGGMGGYLGGGMGGYLTSGMGGCLAGGMGGCLAGDMGGCLGDMGGYLAGGMRGY